In Lycium ferocissimum isolate CSIRO_LF1 chromosome 11, AGI_CSIRO_Lferr_CH_V1, whole genome shotgun sequence, a single genomic region encodes these proteins:
- the LOC132036213 gene encoding universal stress protein PHOS32-like: protein MASPKKPPTPTAIMHQPASPRFPPSTPTSNANRKIAIAVDLSDESAYAVKWSVENYLRHGDAVILLHVRPTSVLYGADWGSIDATDTNDEKSKQKLEEDYDNFTSNKSNDLAQPLVDANIPYKIRIVKDHDMKERLCLEIERLGLSAVIMGSRGFGLASRETDGSRLGSVSDYCVRHCVCRYSMRYPGGDDGAEGSARATNKLMEKETEGEDSMFHDASDKGTGIS, encoded by the coding sequence ATGGCATCACCAAAGAAACCACCAACACCAACAGCAATAATGCACCAACCAGCATCACCACGTTTCCCTCCAAGCACACCAACATCAAACGCTAATCGTAAAATCGCAATCGCCGTTGATTTAAGTGACGAAAGCGCTTACGCCGTTAAATGGTCCGTTGAAAACTACCTACGTCATGGTGACGCCGTTATTCTCCTTCACGTTAGACCAACATCCGTTTTATACGGTGCTGATTGGGGCTCAATAGATGCAACTGATACAAATGATGAAAAATCAAAGCAAAAATTAGAAGAAGATTACGATAATTTTACGAGTAATAAGTCTAATGATTTGGCACAACCGTTAGTCGATGCGAATATTCCGTATAAGATAAGGATTGTTAAGGATCATGATATGAAAGAGAGGTTATGTTTGGAGATTGAGAGGTTAGGATTGAGTGCTGTGATTATGGGGAGTCGAGGATTTGGCCTGGCGAGTAGAGAGACGGATGGAAGTAGGCTTGGGAGTGTTAGTGATTATTGTGTTAGACATTGTGTTTGTCGTTATTCAATGAGGTATCCTGGTGGTGATGATGGTGCTGAAGGTTCTGCAAGGGCGACTAATAAATTAATGGAAAAGGAGACTGAGGGGGAGGATTCCATGTTTCATGATGCATCAGATAAAGGAACAGGTATATCTTGA
- the LOC132036056 gene encoding uncharacterized protein LOC132036056, which yields MENPGKKVLLTSNGDEICNNIAYHLAQRGCQLVLMGNESQLKSVAEKIKQSLEGSVAVEVVGLDMTEDRETAFDEAVDKAWKIFGKLDALVHCYSYEGKMQDPLQLIEDEFKKIVKINFMAGWYLLKCIGKRMRDSKAGGSIVFMTSIIGAERGIYSGAAAYGSCSAGIQQLVRISAMEMGKHQIRVNGISRGLHLDDEYPISVGRERAEKLTKEAAPLNRWLDVKKDLASTVIYLISDDSRYMTGTSIFVDGAQSLVRPRMRSYM from the exons ATGGAAAATCCTGGAAAGAAGGTGTTGCTTACTTCCAATGGTGATGAGATTTGCAATAACATTGCTTACCATTTAGCTCAGAGGGGTTGCCA ATTGGTTTTGATGGGAAATGAGAGCCAACTGAAGAGTGTAGCAGAGAAGATAAAACAATCTCTAGAGGGCAGCGTTGCAGTGGAAGTTGTGGGATTGGATATGACGGAGGATAGAGAAACTGCTTTTGATGAAGCTGTGGACAAGGCATGGAAGATATTTGGAAAGTTGGATGCTTTGGTACACTGCTATTCTTATGAAG GGAAAATGCAAGATCCGCTGCAGCTAATTGAAGACGAGTTCAAAAAGATtgtcaaaataaattttatggCTGGATGGTACCTGTTGAAATGTATTGGTAAAAGAATGCGAGATAGTAAAGCCGGAGGATCCATTGTATTTATGACCTCAATCATTGGTGCTGAGAGAGGAATATATTCAGGAGCTGCTGCTTATGGTTCATGTTCGGCTGGAATTCAGCAGCTGGTTAGG ATATCTGCAATGGAGATGGGGAAGCACCAAATTAGGGTGAATGGCATATCGCGTGGCTTGCACCTCGATGATGAGTATCCTATATCAGTGGGAAGGGAGAGAGCAGAGAAGCTGACCAAGGAAGCAGCGCCTCTAAATCGCTGGCTTGACGTCAAGAAGGATCTTGCTTCCACTGTCATCTATTTAATCAGTGATGATTCAAGATACATGACTGGAACCTCCATCTTTGTTGATGGCGCCCAGTCTCTAGTAAGGCCGCGAATGCGCTCATACATGTGA